The window acattttaagaaataaaagtaaaaattttagtgACTAACGCCTTGTATCTGTTTATTTAGAAACTGTCTAGATTTCCAAAGATTCTTTATTAACTTACTTACATAAGATCAAGTTAattgagagaaaaatttaaatgtagttAACAAATTTTGACATGTATACACTTATAAAGAAGGACAGATGATTTAGACAGTAACTTGGaggctttaaaattttatcaagcTATCTAATCAAAAAGCccatactggggatccctgggtggctcagcggtttggcgcctgcctttggcccagggcgcgatcctggagtcccgggatcgagtcccatgtcaggctcccgacatggagcctgcttctccctcctcctgtgtctctgcctctctctctctctctctctctatcataaataaataaatctttaaaaaaaaaaaaaaaagcccatactTGCTATTCTTTGAAGTATGGGAAGGAACAACAGGATACCACCTATattaagatgtttcttttttagaaaaacaagacaaagaatcTCCTCATAAGATTTCTTCACTTTTTGTTTTAGGTTCTTCCTAAATGCACAACTTTGTTCACGTTAAAAGCCCCCCCCAAAAGGTCAGTGCAATTCCAAATTGTTCTTGGTGAAACTGTGCCAGTTACAGTATTTGTATTATAGAGAAAAGATACTCCTGGAAAAAGCACAGTTTTAGATTGAGATCTTGTGAGAACTGGTAGGgtctttttttattgtattttattttattttatctatctatctatctatctatctatctatctattcatgaaggacacagagggagaggcagagacataggcagagggagaagcaggctccatgcaaggagcctgatgtggcacttacCCCAGGatttgatcatgacctgagccaaaggcagatgctcaactaccaagccacccagatgccccagaactGGTATGGTCCTCAAAAGTAgtggtaggggcacctgggtaactcagttggttgagtgtctagctcaggtcatgagctcagagtcctaagatcaagccccatgttgggttccatgttCAGCGAGTAGTCTGTTTAAggattttttctctctgtctgctcctctcccagccactgttctctcaagtaaatacattaaaaaaaaaaaaaaaaagaagaagaagaagaagaaggtagtGCTAGTGTTTGGGTAACTTCATCTGCCTGAGCCTAATCAAATGCTAATGGTCACCAATGAGAGGTCAGACAAAATCTCCTGAAACAAGGCAGATGAAATTAAACAGCAATTTTCAGAGGCCTAAAGACAAGACTAGGCAAGAAGTCCTTAAAAGGTTTTGAAATGAAATGAGGCAAAGGAATGCCAATATGGGGAACTATTTGGGTCCAGCTTGGGGTGAACTTACCATGCTTGGCAGGTAAACTTTAAGCTCCCAAGATCTTGCCTCCTGACAGTCATAGGTTTGCATAATTCCCTTCTTTCTTGCGTTTAGCCAGACTtatgacttgcttctaaccaatggAATACAATAAAGGTGATGGAATATATGTGACTGCATTTGCATGATTATTTAAGAGTGTAGCACCCATCTTGCTAGTTTCTCTCAATACTGGTTTAAAAAACAACTTGCCATTCATCCTGCAACCATACAACCACAAAGAAATGAACTCTGCCAACAATCTGAGAGCTCTGAAGCAGATCCTTTCCCAGTCAAGGCTCTGACGAAAACTCAGCCTTGTGAGACCCCAGGCCGACTAAGCCCTGCTAAGCCCAAActtcttttttgtaatttatttagattttagttAGTTAACTAACATGCAGTGCAAtactggtttctggagtagaattcagtgatttcatCAATTACAtaccacacccagtgctcatcacaagtgccccctttaatacccatcacccatctagcccatcccccacccacacccctccatcaaccctcagtttgttctttgtcattaagaatctcttaaggtttgtttccctctttcctttttctcttttcttccttcccatatgttcatattttctttcttaaattccacatatggagatcatatggtatttgtttttctctgacttttttccacttggcataatatactctagctccgtCCATGTCACTGCAAACATAAGCCCAAACTTTTGACCCACAGAAACAATGAGGTGGTGTTTGTTGCTTTATGCAACACAAGTTTgttgtaatttgttacacagcaataaaaaccAGTGCACTAGCCTATGCCCATGTTCTAGacaatttcacttctttttttttttttttttttttttttgacaatttcaCTTCTAAATTCAACTTAACATTTAGGTCCTTTTTTCTAGTCATGGTATGCTGAGATTAAAGTTACTTACCAAACTTTATTAGATTCTTTGGGTAAAAATTAACCAATGTTCTTTTCCCCATTTAAACAGCATTAATATCAGCATAGTGAAAGATATGGCAATAAATTACCAGGAACCAGCTTTCATTTACACAGCTATCCTCAACTGCAGCAAGGACACATTTTGTTGGAGCACAGGTCTCTCTCTAATTAGAATGAGCTTTCTCAAGTTAGTGTCCTTTGGCTTTACATTCCCTCCAGGACTTACATATTGGATATTCAATAACAGTTGGATTAAAACTGTAATTGCATTTAAGCTTAATAATTAATGTtatctggggtacctgggtggcatagttggttgaacatccaactcttgattttggctagtgttgtgatctcagggtcctgggattgagccctatattgggctttgtgctcagtaggaagtctgcttgagattctctctctccctcttcctctctctctctgccctcctccctgttctatctcactctctaaaataaataaataaataaatctttaaaaaaaattaatgatttctaGCTCATTTCAGGTGGTACTTCTGCCCCAAAACATCAAGATCTATGACAGGATGAATACTAGGACCAAAATTATACATAGTAAGCCAATGTTATTGCTGCCCAAACTAAATCtcacaagagacaaaggaaaataactGGTAACTAGAATTCAGAGATTCTTCACCATCATCTTTAATTAGCTGCCATAAAATTTCCCAGTATTGAATCTCTCCTAAAATTCTTACTTCTCTCAATCCCTCCAGGTATCTCaaataggaaaagaaggaaataaaacaattctcTCTAAAAGAGTTCTcccttctttttcatctttcaaatagCAATCTCAATTGTTGGCAGTTTCTTAGGAATTCAAAGAACATCAATAAAATTTAGGCCACATTAGATTTATAATTAGAATACAGATCCCATTTTTGGCACTAAGTTTAAGAATAAAATGCCACCAACTCTATGTATATAGTTATAGACACTAAAGCACAAAGCAGCCAATCTAGCTACATCCAATGCTTGATGACTGTGGctgagtctctgttttcttttttcttttttaaaaaatattttatttattcatgagagacacacagagacagaggcagagacacagacagagggagaagcaggctccatgcagggagcctgacgtgggactcgatcccgggtctccaggatcatgccctgggccaaaggcagtgctaaaccactgagccacccaggctgcccatgagtCTCTGTTTTCTAGCAAAACAGACAAAGCTCTTGATGGGTAGGGACCATGTTCTGGTCAGTCgtgcatttctctctcttttttttttttttaaattttttttttttaattttttatttatttatgatagtcacagagagagagagagagagagagagagagagagacaggcggagggagaagcaggctccatgcaccgggagcctgatgtgggatttgaccccgggtctccaggatcgcgccctgggccaaaggcaggcgccaaaccgctgcgccacccagggatccctctctctcttttttaagattttatttatttattcatgagagacacagagagagagagagagagaggcagagacacgggcagagggagaagcaggctccatgcagggagcccgacatgggactcgatcctgggtctcctggatcagtccctgggccaaaggcaagtactaaaccactgagccacccagagagccCCAGCTGTGCATTTCTCTACACATAACAGGCTGCTCACTCAAAAAGACAGTCACAGAATTTGTTGAAttcaattaaaagagaaaacagtatttttaaaaagtcaatagtTATTGCTAGGTGACATCTGAACCCAGATGTTCAAATAACACCATCCTTGCCCATTCTGCAATGAAACtatcagagggaaaaaagagaaagagagaccaaatAATAGCACTGAAACCTCCAAGGCTATTTAAGGAAGAATCACACCATGTTTAGACAGTGAAAATGactactatttaaaatatattttaatgagaacACTTTCTCACTACCTTTAaatgattcatattttttaatatgaaattgcTCTGCAATTAGGACTTAACAGCTTCCTGATCTACAGGGTTTAGATGCCACCGCACTATTAATTCCCCAGTGCTCTTGAGGCACGTGTTAGACATGTCTTCCTCTGTTGGAAGTCCCTGTGGCAGCTTCAGGGGCTTGATCCTGTGACATAAGAATATGCTTTTAGAATCATACTAGGCAACAAACTGTTAAAAATAGCTTAAGTAATGAACAACAAACCTtatcaaatgcttaaccactttCAGTTTTGCATTCACTGAAGGGATATTCTTGTGAACTTGAGGAGTATGTGcctataaagaaaggaagaaatataatggATCAGTTTCAAAGCAGATGATCCCATGTTGTCTGCAAAATGTTAAGATGAAGGTTTATTCTGTCTAAATCAAAGTTTCAAATAATTACacttaaataatacatttaaacaaaagaaataataaaaatatacctttaagtttaaaaattatgaagtttAAAGCAAATTTAGGCAACACTTAAGAGGACTTAAATAGTTGCATACTTTTTCTAATCCAAgcatctttattatatctttttccCAATATGGACGTCTCTTTGTACTTTTTATTCTGGTAACGATATGCAGTTTATGAGGGTGCTGTGGATCCCCACCATATTTTTCATGATCTGCAGGTGAAGGTTGAAAtacctaagaaagaaaaattataaacagtAAATTTTCAACTTACACAGTTTctgcatcttttttcttaaaaaaaaaacaaaaaacaaaaaacaaaccaaaaaacaaaccaaacaaaaacccaaacaactacATAATGATCTCATCTCAAATCTTTCTGTGATCCTCATCCTCAAATTGAACATTTATACCAGTCTGATTACTTAGACAAACTCTAAAATTCTTACTCTGAAAAATTCTGTACTCTGAAAAAAGTATCACATAGGCAACAGATTGTTTTATTTAAGAGTGAAGCAGGAGCAACCAGAGGACACTAAAGACTTCAAATGCCAGGACAATGTATTAGCACTATATAAGCTGGGTGTGGCTGtatccctcccctccactcaAGCAGGGGAACAAAAATTAgcgtaaaatgaaaataacacatgAGTATCATAAGAAAATAAGTACAGAGTACTTGAAGAGTACAGACAAATGACTGCCTATGAAGGATTAGAAGCAGCTCCACAGAGCTGCCATTTGAACTGATTCTCTAAGAATCAAAATGTTCTAGTTAGCTATCCCAAGAAAAACTTCCCTAAGAACATAAAATGTACTGAATAAGAATGTACATGGTAACACTATTTGTAATATTGAAAAAACTAAAGGCCACATCCACGTTCCTCATGGAATAACTAAAAGAATTACAATGCATACATTCTAAATAAAACGAACAAACTAATGATaacaaatccaa of the Vulpes lagopus strain Blue_001 chromosome 5, ASM1834538v1, whole genome shotgun sequence genome contains:
- the MRPL30 gene encoding 39S ribosomal protein L30, mitochondrial → MAGILRSIVRRPPGRLQTVTKGVEPLICTDWIRHKFTKSRIPDKVFQPSPADHEKYGGDPQHPHKLHIVTRIKSTKRRPYWEKDIIKMLGLEKAHTPQVHKNIPSVNAKLKVVKHLIRIKPLKLPQGLPTEEDMSNTCLKSTGELIVRWHLNPVDQEAVKS